One Bacillota bacterium genomic region harbors:
- a CDS encoding PAS domain S-box protein, whose product MKQDKEKYRLLLENLPDAFAYHQVVTDNEGAPIDYIFLKINAAFEEMTGLKREKVIGKKMTEVLPEIRKSGFDLIDIYGKLALSSKPASFENYSEPLNRWYDVSVYSVKTGYFATVFHDITECKQAEEIHRQNEENYRQILENITDVIWIADKNLETIYVSPSVEIMLGESASEHMSKNLDQKLTPDSLEKVILLMQEEIEKETNPASDKKRSRLIEVEHYRADGSIIWVAMHISFLRDDAGNITGLLGITRDISEQKKVEKDLRESEMRSQALIKAIPDLLFRFNRKGVYLEAVVKDETMLHAKSHSLYQQNRLIGKTMFETLPTPIAQKLMAGINKALDSGEMQVFEYSYEAKGSKLFLEARLAPIGDIEVVSIVRDVTERKSHEAILQYIGFHDQLTGLYNRRYYENELKRLDSSREHPIAVISADIDGLKLINDTLGHSEGDNFLKTGAELLKSALRTSDILARVGGDEFAVVLPNTTLEVGQRMVERIHHKIEEHNRQKTTGPPFSMSIGLAVSEP is encoded by the coding sequence GCTAAAAAGAGAAAAAGTGATCGGTAAAAAGATGACTGAAGTATTGCCGGAAATAAGAAAATCAGGCTTTGACTTGATCGACATCTACGGCAAGTTAGCTCTGAGCAGTAAACCTGCCAGCTTCGAGAACTACTCCGAACCGCTCAACCGCTGGTACGACGTGAGTGTCTACAGCGTTAAAACCGGCTATTTTGCCACCGTCTTCCATGACATCACCGAGTGCAAGCAAGCAGAAGAAATCCATAGGCAGAATGAGGAAAATTACCGGCAAATACTTGAAAATATCACAGATGTTATTTGGATTGCAGATAAGAACCTGGAAACAATATACGTAAGCCCATCGGTTGAAATAATGCTAGGGGAATCGGCCAGTGAGCATATGAGTAAAAACTTGGACCAAAAACTTACACCGGATAGTCTGGAAAAGGTAATCTTATTAATGCAGGAAGAAATTGAAAAAGAAACGAATCCGGCAAGCGACAAGAAGCGGTCCCGTCTAATTGAAGTAGAGCATTACAGGGCAGACGGGAGTATTATCTGGGTGGCCATGCATATATCTTTTTTGAGAGACGATGCTGGAAATATAACCGGTTTGCTGGGCATAACCCGCGATATTAGTGAACAGAAGAAAGTTGAAAAGGATTTGCGCGAAAGTGAAATGCGCAGCCAAGCCCTGATCAAAGCGATTCCGGACCTGCTTTTCCGCTTCAACCGGAAAGGGGTTTACCTCGAAGCAGTTGTCAAGGATGAAACAATGCTGCATGCCAAATCACACAGTCTTTACCAGCAAAACAGGCTGATCGGTAAAACTATGTTCGAAACCCTGCCCACACCCATCGCCCAAAAGCTTATGGCAGGCATTAATAAAGCTCTTGATAGCGGCGAGATGCAGGTTTTCGAATACAGTTACGAAGCGAAAGGATCTAAGCTGTTCCTCGAAGCCCGCCTGGCACCAATCGGTGATATCGAAGTAGTCTCCATAGTCCGTGATGTTACGGAACGAAAGAGTCACGAGGCTATACTGCAATATATCGGTTTTCACGACCAGCTGACCGGCCTCTACAACCGGCGTTATTATGAAAACGAGCTGAAAAGGTTGGATAGTTCGCGCGAGCATCCGATTGCGGTTATCTCGGCCGACATCGATGGACTGAAGCTGATTAACGACACCCTGGGCCACAGTGAGGGCGACAACTTCCTGAAAACCGGGGCGGAACTCTTAAAAAGCGCCCTGCGCACCTCAGACATCCTGGCCCGGGTCGGTGGAGATGAATTCGCTGTTGTTTTACCCAACACCACACTGGAGGTAGGCCAGAGGATGGTTGAAAGAATACATCACAAAATTGAAGAACACAACCGGCAAAAAACCACTGGTCCACCTTTTAGCATGTCGATCGGTTTAGCGGTCAGTGAACCT